A DNA window from Natrinema amylolyticum contains the following coding sequences:
- a CDS encoding MBL fold metallo-hydrolase — protein sequence MTEEDLPATEENVESITPKQLKERIDSGENVFILDARSEGDFDEWHLEGENVEIVNYPYFQLLDGIPQDLLAELPEEQKITVLCAKGGSSEMVAENLEEEGYDVNHLERGMRGWARIYEYTELNVDVDATIAQYQRPSSGCLAYLIASNGEAAVIDPLRAFTDDYIQDVRNLGAELTYAIDTHVHADHISGIRSVAEQTDATAIMPEAAAARGVEYDRQYETIEDGDALKVGDIEIDVYHTPGHTTGMTAYKVGNVLFTGDGLFTESVARPDLEDPEAARDAARTLYESLTEKVLTQSDDMIIAPAHCSDSATPNEDGTYTAALGELRDAMDALLMDEESFVEFIVSDMPPRPANYEEIIATNLGQEAPDDEEAFELELGPNNCAASEEALTN from the coding sequence ATGACCGAAGAAGACCTTCCCGCCACTGAGGAAAACGTCGAATCGATCACACCGAAACAACTGAAAGAACGGATTGACAGCGGCGAGAATGTCTTCATCCTCGACGCGCGCTCGGAAGGTGACTTCGATGAGTGGCATCTCGAAGGCGAGAACGTCGAGATCGTGAATTATCCCTATTTCCAGTTGCTCGACGGGATTCCACAGGACCTTCTCGCAGAGCTTCCCGAAGAACAGAAGATCACAGTCTTGTGCGCGAAGGGCGGTTCCAGCGAGATGGTCGCCGAGAACCTCGAGGAGGAAGGATACGACGTCAACCACCTCGAACGCGGAATGAGGGGTTGGGCACGCATCTACGAATACACTGAACTCAACGTCGACGTCGACGCGACAATTGCACAGTACCAGCGTCCATCCAGCGGGTGTCTCGCGTACCTCATCGCCTCGAACGGTGAAGCCGCGGTCATCGACCCGCTACGAGCGTTCACTGACGACTATATCCAGGACGTTCGAAATCTCGGTGCAGAACTCACGTACGCGATCGATACACATGTTCACGCAGATCACATCTCTGGAATTCGGTCGGTCGCCGAGCAGACAGACGCAACTGCGATCATGCCCGAAGCAGCGGCGGCGCGTGGCGTCGAGTACGACCGCCAGTACGAAACCATCGAAGACGGGGACGCGCTCAAAGTCGGAGACATCGAGATCGACGTGTATCATACGCCCGGCCACACGACGGGAATGACCGCATACAAAGTTGGGAACGTCCTGTTTACCGGTGACGGACTGTTCACCGAAAGTGTCGCACGCCCTGACCTCGAAGATCCCGAAGCAGCTCGAGACGCCGCGAGGACGCTTTACGAATCGCTCACCGAGAAAGTATTGACACAGTCTGACGATATGATCATCGCACCTGCGCACTGCAGCGATTCCGCAACGCCGAACGAGGACGGCACGTACACCGCTGCACTCGGTGAACTGCGAGACGCGATGGACGCACTGTTGATGGACGAAGAGTCGTTCGTCGAGTTCATCGTCTCGGACATGCCGCCGCGACCGGCCAACTACGAAGAGATTATCGCCACCAACCTCGGTCAGGAAGCGCCCGACGACGAGGAAGCGTTCGAGCTTGAACTCGGACCGAACAACTGTGCAGCGAGCGAGGAGGCGCTAACGAACTAA
- a CDS encoding YeeE/YedE family protein gives MSELTPMLALGELFPRGILPYLLGGLLVGLGAAVIYLATGIIAGASTFLESTLSYISDAPRFNRFKYVQSRDWRLVFTAGIVSGAAVYAVLFQGGIWTTEVQWWRLLGGGFLVGVGTRLGKGCTSGHGVCGVGSLSNTSFVNVATFLAIAIGTAQLVQAAGVAP, from the coding sequence ATGAGCGAACTCACACCAATGCTCGCGCTCGGGGAGCTCTTTCCGCGAGGGATCCTACCGTATCTCCTCGGTGGACTGCTCGTCGGACTCGGCGCCGCAGTCATCTACCTCGCCACAGGGATCATTGCCGGTGCGAGCACGTTCCTCGAGTCGACGCTGTCGTACATCTCCGATGCGCCCCGGTTCAACCGGTTCAAGTACGTCCAGTCACGAGACTGGCGACTCGTATTCACAGCGGGCATCGTCAGCGGCGCCGCCGTGTACGCAGTCCTCTTCCAGGGCGGGATTTGGACGACAGAGGTTCAGTGGTGGCGGCTCCTGGGCGGCGGCTTCCTCGTCGGCGTCGGGACGCGTCTTGGCAAAGGTTGCACGTCGGGCCACGGCGTTTGCGGCGTCGGATCGCTCTCGAACACCTCGTTCGTGAACGTGGCGACGTTCCTCGCTATCGCGATCGGGACAGCTCAACTCGTGCAGGCGGCGGGGGTGGCACCATGA